One genomic window of Actinoplanes lobatus includes the following:
- a CDS encoding FBP domain-containing protein, with protein sequence MLALGEREIRSSFVNCSKGEASRIKMPPGLSDDSIPWNDLDFLGWTDPGAPMRALLVVPGEDGPTGIVLRRPEAMRASATRSSMCRVCLTDHAASGVSLFVAPLAGAAGRNGNSVGEYLCSDLACSLYLRGKRQPRMRLVRREETLTLSERIDRAMANLTAFTTRVAAG encoded by the coding sequence ATGTTGGCACTCGGTGAGAGGGAGATTCGCAGCTCCTTCGTGAATTGCAGCAAGGGCGAGGCGAGCCGGATCAAGATGCCGCCGGGGTTGTCGGACGACAGCATCCCCTGGAACGACCTGGACTTTCTCGGCTGGACCGATCCGGGGGCGCCGATGCGTGCGCTGCTCGTGGTGCCGGGGGAGGACGGGCCGACCGGGATCGTGCTGCGCCGGCCGGAGGCGATGCGGGCCAGTGCGACGCGGTCGAGCATGTGCCGGGTCTGTCTGACCGATCACGCCGCGTCGGGGGTGTCGCTGTTCGTGGCGCCGCTGGCCGGGGCGGCGGGGCGCAACGGCAACAGCGTGGGGGAGTACCTCTGCTCGGATCTGGCCTGCTCGCTCTATCTGCGGGGCAAGCGGCAGCCGAGGATGCGGCTGGTCCGCCGGGAGGAGACGCTCACGCTGAGCGAGCGGATCGACCGGGCGATGGCCAACCTGACCGCCTTCACCACGCGGGTTGCCGCCGGCTGA
- a CDS encoding class I SAM-dependent methyltransferase, producing MPERIAEVTALLAEVLAPRAPLTVIVDGGDPGAAAAFAARLAAAFPSTARAWNIDAVLGLTGPGGGMFDSALNVLEPATDQVLVFLRGGPRHRFAEGDGERRAQVVIDHRDPEWPVIRHLHPDLADPDRWYLSESQAFFAARAAGWDAKFGDDMPRYAEAVRRAGVRPGHVVLDIGCGTGRALPALSAAAGPTGRVLGLDFTPGMLEAARKAGRDDDATLVLADARRLPVAEASTDVIFAAGLVHHLPDPLAGLAELARITRPGGVLAIFHPTGRAQLAARHGRTLRPGEPMSEECLGPLLAGSGWRLRSYEDVPDRFLALADRL from the coding sequence GTGCCGGAACGCATCGCCGAAGTCACCGCCCTGCTCGCCGAGGTGCTGGCGCCGCGTGCCCCGCTCACCGTGATCGTCGACGGCGGCGATCCCGGCGCCGCGGCCGCGTTCGCCGCCCGCCTGGCCGCCGCCTTCCCGTCCACCGCCCGCGCCTGGAACATCGACGCCGTCCTCGGCCTGACCGGCCCCGGCGGCGGCATGTTCGACTCCGCGCTCAACGTCCTCGAACCCGCCACCGACCAGGTCCTGGTCTTCCTCCGCGGCGGCCCGCGCCACCGGTTCGCCGAGGGCGACGGCGAGCGCCGTGCCCAGGTGGTGATCGACCACCGCGACCCGGAGTGGCCGGTGATCCGCCACCTGCACCCGGACCTGGCCGACCCCGACCGGTGGTACCTGTCGGAGAGCCAGGCGTTCTTCGCCGCCCGCGCCGCCGGCTGGGACGCCAAGTTCGGCGACGACATGCCCCGCTATGCCGAGGCCGTCCGCCGGGCCGGCGTCCGCCCCGGCCACGTCGTGCTGGACATCGGCTGCGGCACCGGCCGGGCGTTGCCGGCACTGTCCGCGGCCGCCGGCCCCACCGGCCGGGTGCTGGGCCTCGACTTCACCCCCGGCATGCTGGAGGCGGCCCGCAAAGCCGGCCGCGACGACGACGCCACGCTCGTCCTGGCCGACGCCCGCCGCCTACCGGTCGCCGAGGCCTCCACCGACGTGATCTTCGCGGCCGGCCTGGTCCACCACCTCCCGGACCCGCTGGCCGGCCTTGCCGAGCTGGCCCGCATCACCCGCCCCGGCGGCGTCCTGGCGATCTTCCACCCCACCGGCCGCGCCCAGCTGGCCGCCCGCCACGGCCGCACGCTGCGCCCCGGCGAACCCATGAGCGAGGAGTGCCTCGGCCCCCTGCTCGCCGGTTCCGGCTGGCGCCTGCGCAGCTACGAGGACGTCCCGGACCGCTTCCTGGCCCTGGCCGACCGCCTCTGA
- a CDS encoding adenosylcobinamide amidohydrolase → MFAEPSLTHRQEDGLDVPMLLWRFPQPLLAASSAVLGGGAGPREWLVNASVAMSYARPDPDVHLAGLAAGLGLTGPGIGLLTGVDVADVVAADDDGVQVYATVGLGAPIQAADPEATGFGHRPGTINIVAWVPQRLADGALINMVATATEAKVQALAELGLAATGTATDAVCVLCPLDGPSAAYGGPRSRWGAPLARAVHRAVLDGGATNLATGRSWSGRVASRT, encoded by the coding sequence ATGTTCGCGGAACCGTCCCTCACCCATCGCCAGGAGGACGGCCTGGACGTGCCGATGCTGCTCTGGCGATTCCCGCAGCCGCTGCTCGCCGCCTCCAGCGCGGTCCTCGGCGGCGGCGCCGGGCCGCGTGAGTGGCTGGTCAACGCGTCCGTCGCGATGTCCTACGCCCGGCCCGACCCGGACGTGCACCTGGCCGGTCTGGCCGCCGGTCTCGGGCTCACCGGACCCGGCATCGGCCTGCTCACCGGTGTCGACGTGGCCGACGTGGTGGCCGCCGACGACGACGGCGTGCAGGTCTACGCGACCGTCGGCCTGGGTGCCCCGATCCAGGCGGCCGACCCCGAGGCGACCGGTTTCGGCCACCGACCCGGCACGATCAACATCGTCGCCTGGGTGCCGCAGCGGCTCGCCGACGGCGCCCTGATCAACATGGTCGCCACGGCCACCGAGGCGAAGGTGCAGGCACTCGCCGAACTCGGGCTGGCCGCCACCGGCACCGCCACCGACGCGGTCTGCGTGCTCTGCCCGCTGGACGGGCCGTCGGCCGCCTACGGTGGCCCGCGTTCCCGGTGGGGCGCGCCGCTGGCCCGCGCCGTACACCGCGCGGTCCTCGACGGCGGCGCCACCAACCTCGCCACCGGCCGCTCCTGGTCGGGCCGGGTCGCGTCACGGACGTAG
- a CDS encoding GNAT family N-acetyltransferase, with amino-acid sequence MFSIELTEGAELRPLEPWQAAEFLAHMDRARATVDPWIPWASVSTDLASATATLQRYADNTARDTQRLYGIWLDGTLVGGTMFVAFDAKSGNCEVGCWLEPAATGRGLITRAVRVLIDWAFRTRGMHRVEWHCNPANTDSSNVARRLGMTREALLRQSYPWQGVRNDTEIWAILATEWE; translated from the coding sequence GTGTTCTCGATCGAACTCACCGAAGGCGCCGAACTGCGCCCCCTCGAACCCTGGCAGGCCGCCGAGTTCCTCGCCCACATGGACCGGGCCCGGGCCACCGTCGACCCGTGGATCCCGTGGGCCAGCGTCAGCACCGACCTGGCCAGCGCGACCGCCACCCTCCAGCGGTACGCCGACAACACCGCCCGCGACACCCAGCGGCTGTACGGCATCTGGCTCGACGGGACCCTGGTCGGCGGCACCATGTTCGTGGCCTTCGACGCCAAGAGCGGCAACTGCGAGGTCGGCTGCTGGCTGGAACCGGCCGCCACCGGGCGCGGGCTGATCACCCGGGCGGTACGCGTGCTGATCGACTGGGCGTTCCGGACCCGCGGCATGCACCGGGTCGAGTGGCACTGCAACCCGGCCAACACCGACAGCTCCAACGTGGCCCGCCGTCTCGGGATGACGCGGGAGGCGCTGCTGCGGCAGTCGTACCCCTGGCAGGGCGTCCGCAACGACACCGAGATCTGGGCGATCCTCGCCACCGAGTGGGAATAG
- a CDS encoding Acg family FMN-binding oxidoreductase yields the protein MRHADEVKRALVQAADAGRFAPSIHNTQPWRWVVRDGALELYGVAERQLHEQDPSGRMLLLSCGTALHHARVALDAEGWSHEVEYSADEPLAVVRPVRQVPVRPEATRHFQMLQVRRTDRRTVTDERLPADTLRHLVKITEEAGGRLHVLGRDQVIALAVAVDRAQHAESADGRLVAETAAWVGGERAEGTGIPASALPEEVPLTTVAERDFGTKGTLAAGDGHDRAATYAVLYGDGDSPEDWLRAGEALSALWLAATEQAVNLLPLSGPVEIAYTRRTLRRMLGDVGFPYLAMRLGTLDPAHSAPPRTPRLPAGQIIDIVPG from the coding sequence ATGAGACACGCCGACGAGGTCAAGCGGGCGCTGGTGCAGGCGGCGGACGCCGGCCGGTTCGCCCCGTCGATCCACAACACGCAGCCGTGGCGCTGGGTGGTCCGGGACGGCGCCCTCGAACTGTACGGAGTGGCCGAGCGCCAGTTGCACGAGCAGGACCCCTCCGGCCGGATGCTGCTGCTGAGCTGCGGGACAGCGCTGCATCACGCCCGGGTGGCGCTGGACGCCGAGGGCTGGAGCCACGAGGTGGAGTATTCGGCCGACGAGCCGCTGGCGGTCGTCCGGCCGGTCCGGCAGGTGCCGGTGCGACCGGAGGCGACCAGGCACTTCCAGATGCTCCAGGTCCGGCGTACCGACCGGCGGACGGTGACCGACGAGCGGCTGCCCGCGGACACCCTGCGCCACCTCGTGAAGATCACCGAGGAGGCCGGTGGCCGGCTGCACGTGCTCGGCCGCGACCAGGTGATCGCGCTGGCCGTGGCGGTGGACCGGGCGCAGCACGCGGAGTCCGCCGACGGCCGGCTGGTGGCGGAGACGGCGGCCTGGGTGGGCGGCGAGCGCGCCGAGGGGACCGGGATCCCGGCCTCGGCGCTGCCCGAGGAGGTGCCGCTCACCACGGTCGCCGAGCGTGACTTCGGGACCAAGGGCACGCTGGCGGCCGGTGACGGGCACGACCGGGCGGCGACGTACGCGGTGCTGTACGGCGACGGCGACAGCCCGGAGGACTGGCTGCGCGCCGGGGAGGCGCTGAGCGCGCTGTGGCTGGCCGCGACCGAGCAGGCGGTCAACCTGCTGCCGTTGAGCGGCCCGGTGGAGATCGCGTACACCCGGCGGACGCTGCGCCGGATGCTCGGCGACGTCGGTTTCCCCTACCTCGCGATGCGGCTGGGCACCCTGGATCCGGCGCATTCCGCGCCACCGAGGACGCCCCGGCTGCCGGCCGGCCAGATCATCGACATCGTGCCCGGCTGA
- a CDS encoding sulfatase-like hydrolase/transferase — MSPTKPYRRIIRHLTTGFAAVLVFLALIVPDQIFRLPPGNSVFTALLRVPVEALIAGALLLLLPDRGRLGRSRRPLAAGLGVTLGLLTVVKLIDIGFFALLARRFDPALDWILFDDGYTVLADSIGRGAGIAVAIGLVLLSIGLVATMTWAVLRLSGILQNHRAWAWRGLGAVGAAWIALTAMSFQLIGGIPVASHTAADLAAHTALALPNDLADRKRFAGEVKADAYADRPADSMLTALRDKDVILSFVESYGRNALEDPRYNTAVLNSLAANGEKLAAAGFSARSGWLSSSTAGGGSWLAHSTFQSGLWIDNERRYRSLVATDRLTLTRAFRDAGHRTVGIEPGHTFAWPEGDFYGYQQLYDSRNVGYQGPSFSWSRMPDQYVLSAFNRLEYSRADRGRMFAEITLTSSHTPWTPVPGMLDWDAIGDGRVYGPSAAAAPSPESLWKDESRVRTEYARSIAYSIDTLLGFLTEYAGDDTVMIFLGDHPPAPLVAGTSGNRDVPVTIVAKDPKVLDRIASWGWEDGVKPGPAAPIWRMDTFRDRFLAAFGPEGDPH; from the coding sequence GTGAGCCCAACGAAGCCGTACCGCCGGATCATCCGGCACCTGACCACGGGATTCGCCGCCGTGCTGGTGTTCCTGGCGTTGATCGTGCCGGACCAGATCTTCCGGCTGCCGCCCGGCAACTCGGTCTTCACCGCGCTCCTGCGAGTTCCGGTCGAGGCGCTGATCGCCGGGGCACTCCTGCTCCTGCTTCCGGATCGGGGGCGCCTCGGCCGGTCCCGCCGCCCGCTCGCCGCCGGGCTCGGCGTCACCCTCGGGCTGCTGACCGTGGTCAAGTTGATCGACATCGGCTTCTTCGCGTTGCTGGCGCGCCGCTTCGACCCGGCCCTCGACTGGATCCTGTTCGACGACGGCTACACCGTGCTGGCCGACTCGATCGGCCGGGGCGCCGGCATCGCCGTCGCGATCGGCCTGGTGCTCCTCTCGATCGGGCTGGTGGCCACCATGACCTGGGCGGTGCTGCGGCTGAGCGGCATCCTCCAGAACCACCGCGCCTGGGCCTGGCGGGGCCTGGGCGCGGTGGGCGCCGCCTGGATCGCCCTGACCGCCATGAGCTTCCAGCTGATCGGCGGCATCCCGGTCGCCTCGCACACCGCCGCCGACCTGGCCGCGCACACCGCGCTCGCGCTGCCCAACGACCTGGCCGACCGGAAACGGTTCGCCGGGGAGGTGAAGGCGGACGCGTACGCGGACCGGCCGGCCGACAGCATGCTGACCGCCCTGCGCGACAAGGACGTGATCCTCTCGTTCGTGGAGAGCTACGGCCGCAACGCGCTGGAGGACCCCCGCTACAACACGGCCGTGCTGAACAGCCTCGCGGCCAACGGCGAGAAGCTGGCGGCGGCCGGGTTCTCCGCACGCAGCGGCTGGCTCTCCTCGTCCACCGCGGGCGGCGGCAGCTGGCTGGCCCACTCCACCTTCCAGTCCGGGCTGTGGATCGACAACGAGCGCCGCTACCGCAGCCTGGTCGCCACCGACCGGCTCACCCTCACCCGGGCCTTCCGCGACGCCGGGCACCGGACCGTCGGCATCGAGCCCGGGCACACCTTCGCCTGGCCGGAGGGCGACTTCTACGGGTACCAGCAGCTCTACGACTCACGGAACGTCGGCTACCAGGGACCCTCGTTCAGCTGGTCCCGGATGCCCGACCAGTACGTGCTCTCCGCCTTCAACCGGCTGGAGTACTCCCGGGCCGACCGGGGCCGGATGTTCGCCGAGATCACCCTGACCTCCAGCCACACCCCGTGGACGCCGGTGCCCGGCATGCTCGACTGGGACGCGATCGGCGACGGCCGCGTCTACGGCCCGTCGGCGGCCGCCGCGCCGAGCCCGGAGAGCCTGTGGAAGGACGAGAGCCGGGTCCGTACCGAGTACGCCCGCTCGATCGCCTACTCGATCGACACCCTGCTCGGCTTCCTCACCGAGTACGCCGGCGACGACACCGTGATGATCTTCCTGGGTGACCACCCGCCGGCCCCGCTCGTCGCCGGGACCAGCGGCAACCGCGACGTCCCGGTCACCATCGTCGCCAAGGACCCGAAGGTTCTCGACCGGATCGCCTCCTGGGGCTGGGAGGACGGCGTCAAACCCGGCCCGGCCGCCCCCATCTGGCGGATGGACACCTTCCGGGACCGTTTCCTGGCCGCCTTCGGACCCGAGGGCGACCCCCACTGA
- a CDS encoding TetR/AcrR family transcriptional regulator encodes MDSRRRRVPAMAPEERRAALIEATIPLLHEHGLEVSTRQIAHAAGVAEGTIFGVFESKSQLVVCSVIKALDPRPTLDALAAIDPATPLRGRVAAAAELVHSRFTENAQLMNEARKLIFTTAPDPEAQARMAASRQQLHDAVVGVFTPDAARLRVTPERAARLLLLHCGANAFGPFGEPGEFSGADLASLLLDGIQLRETEHEKC; translated from the coding sequence ATGGATTCCCGGCGAAGACGCGTCCCGGCCATGGCGCCGGAGGAACGACGGGCCGCCCTCATCGAGGCGACCATCCCGCTGCTGCACGAGCACGGCCTGGAGGTGAGCACCCGGCAGATCGCCCATGCCGCCGGGGTGGCCGAGGGCACCATCTTCGGCGTCTTCGAGAGCAAGAGCCAGCTCGTGGTCTGCTCGGTGATCAAGGCGCTGGACCCGCGGCCGACCCTCGACGCGCTGGCCGCGATCGACCCGGCCACCCCGCTGCGGGGCCGGGTCGCCGCCGCGGCCGAGCTGGTGCACAGCCGGTTCACCGAGAACGCGCAGTTGATGAACGAGGCCCGCAAGCTCATCTTCACGACCGCGCCGGACCCGGAGGCGCAGGCCCGGATGGCCGCGTCACGGCAGCAGCTGCACGACGCCGTCGTCGGCGTCTTCACCCCCGACGCGGCACGGTTGCGGGTCACCCCCGAACGGGCGGCCCGGCTGCTCCTGCTGCACTGCGGGGCCAACGCCTTCGGCCCCTTCGGCGAGCCGGGCGAATTCAGTGGCGCCGACCTGGCGTCCCTTCTGCTCGACGGCATCCAGTTGAGGGAAACGGAGCACGAGAAGTGCTGA
- a CDS encoding ABC transporter ATP-binding protein, whose product MLIKILKVHLGPYRKDITLVVLFQFLQTIATLYLPALNADIIDNGVVKGDTGYVMRVGAGMLGITLVQIAAQGVAVFFGARTAMAVGRDLRASIFNRVQGFSAREVGQFGAPSLITRITNDVQQIQMLVLLTFTLMVSAPIMCVGGIVLALRLDVPLSSLLLAIVPLLVIVIGLIIMRMRPLFRSMQERLDRVNQVMREQITGIRVIRAFVRDDHERERYGIANGDLTDVSLRVGRIMALMFPTVLLIVNLSSVAVLWYGGHRIDSGGMEVGELTAFISYLMQILFSIMMATFMFMMVPRAEVCAERIEEVLSTPSSVAAPTAPVTTLSRHGELELRDIGFRYPGAEAGVLSGVRLSAHPGEVTAIIGSTGSGKTTLLNLVPRLFDATEGQVLVDGVDVREIDPALLSSVIGLVPQRPYLFTGTIASNLRYGNPDATDEQLWEALEIAQARSFVESMEGQLEAPIAQGGTNVSGGQRQRLAIARTLVHRPEIYLFDDSFSALDYATDAALRAALTEHITDATVVIVAQRVSTIRDADRIIVLDDGQVVGTGTHEELMDTSPTYREIVLSQLTVEEAAA is encoded by the coding sequence GTGCTGATCAAGATACTGAAAGTACATTTAGGGCCGTACCGGAAGGACATCACCCTGGTGGTGCTCTTCCAGTTCCTCCAGACGATCGCGACGCTCTACCTTCCCGCGCTCAACGCGGACATCATCGACAACGGCGTGGTCAAGGGCGACACCGGCTACGTCATGCGGGTCGGCGCCGGGATGCTCGGGATCACGCTGGTCCAGATCGCCGCCCAGGGCGTGGCGGTGTTCTTCGGCGCCCGGACGGCGATGGCCGTCGGCCGTGACCTGCGCGCCTCGATCTTCAACCGGGTGCAGGGCTTCTCGGCACGTGAGGTGGGCCAGTTCGGCGCACCCTCGCTGATCACCCGGATCACCAACGACGTCCAGCAGATCCAGATGCTGGTCCTGCTCACCTTCACGCTGATGGTCTCGGCGCCGATCATGTGCGTCGGCGGCATCGTGCTGGCGCTGCGGCTGGACGTCCCGCTGTCCTCGCTGCTGCTGGCCATCGTGCCGCTGCTGGTCATCGTGATCGGCCTGATCATCATGCGGATGCGGCCGCTCTTCCGGTCCATGCAGGAGCGTCTCGACCGGGTCAACCAGGTGATGCGCGAGCAGATCACCGGCATCCGGGTGATCCGCGCGTTCGTCCGGGACGACCACGAGCGGGAGCGCTACGGCATCGCCAACGGCGACCTCACCGACGTGTCGCTGCGGGTCGGCCGGATCATGGCGCTGATGTTCCCGACCGTGCTGCTGATCGTGAACCTGTCCAGCGTCGCGGTGCTCTGGTACGGCGGTCACCGGATCGACTCGGGCGGCATGGAGGTCGGCGAGCTCACCGCGTTCATCAGCTACCTCATGCAGATCCTCTTCTCGATCATGATGGCCACCTTCATGTTCATGATGGTGCCGCGCGCCGAGGTCTGCGCCGAGCGGATCGAGGAGGTGCTGAGCACCCCGTCCAGCGTGGCGGCGCCCACGGCGCCGGTCACCACGCTGTCGCGGCACGGCGAGCTCGAGCTCCGGGACATCGGCTTCCGCTATCCGGGCGCCGAGGCGGGCGTCCTCTCCGGGGTACGCCTGAGCGCGCACCCCGGCGAGGTGACCGCGATCATCGGCAGCACCGGCAGCGGCAAGACCACCCTGCTCAACCTGGTCCCCCGGCTCTTCGACGCCACCGAGGGCCAGGTCCTGGTCGACGGCGTGGACGTCCGGGAGATCGACCCGGCGCTGCTGTCGTCGGTGATCGGCCTGGTCCCGCAGCGGCCGTACCTGTTCACCGGCACGATCGCGTCCAACCTGCGCTACGGCAACCCGGACGCCACCGACGAGCAGCTCTGGGAGGCCCTCGAGATCGCCCAGGCCCGCTCGTTCGTGGAGTCGATGGAGGGGCAGCTGGAGGCCCCGATCGCGCAGGGCGGCACCAACGTCTCCGGCGGTCAGCGGCAGCGGCTCGCGATCGCCCGCACCCTGGTCCACCGGCCGGAGATCTACCTGTTCGACGACTCGTTCTCGGCACTCGACTACGCCACCGACGCGGCCCTGCGGGCGGCGCTGACCGAGCACATCACCGACGCCACCGTGGTGATCGTGGCGCAGCGGGTCAGCACCATCCGTGACGCCGACCGGATCATCGTGCTCGACGACGGTCAGGTGGTCGGCACCGGCACCCACGAGGAACTGATGGACACCAGCCCGACGTACCGCGAGATCGTCCTGTCCCAGCTCACGGTGGAGGAGGCCGCGGCATGA
- a CDS encoding ABC transporter ATP-binding protein encodes MTSPQRRGPVPGGPPAARMMMAGGPPEKLEDFKGSTKRLLKLLKPQRLFVGGALAFGAVGVFLSVLGPYLLGHATDVIFAGVVGRMLPAGITQEQAVEGLRARGEDTQADLLSGIADLVPGQGIDFDRLMGVLVWVAVIYVFAWVFGVMQGRLTTHAVQAAVYQLRQDVEEKLARLPLSYFDKQPRGEVLSRATNDTDNIAQTLQQTFAQLVTALLTIIGVLGMMFWISPLLALIALVTVPVSIWLTTVIGKRSQPQFVAQWKTTGRLNGHIEEMFTGHTLVKVFGRQDEAAATFKTHNDHLYASSFRAQFISGLIQPAMMFISNVNYVLVAVVGGLRVASGTLTLGEVQAFIQYSRQFSQPLTQVASMANLVQSGVASAERVFALLDAEEQSPEPAPVRLGDVQGRITFENVSFRYLPDKPLIENLSLSVEPGQTVAIVGPTGAGKTTLVNLLMRFYDVTGGRITLDGVDIATMPREQLRSQIGMVLQDTWLFGGSIADNIGYGAADFDMADVHQAAEAAHVDGFVRMLPDGYDTKIDEEGSNVSAGQRQLVTIARAFLAEPSILILDEATSSVDTRTEVLIQRAMATLRTGRTSFVIAHRLSTIRDADVILVMENGTIVEQGDHESLIAADGAYARLYSAQFAQAVAEVD; translated from the coding sequence ATGACTTCTCCACAACGTCGCGGTCCGGTCCCGGGTGGGCCTCCGGCCGCCCGCATGATGATGGCCGGTGGGCCGCCGGAGAAACTCGAGGACTTCAAGGGCTCCACCAAGCGGCTGCTCAAACTGCTCAAGCCACAGCGGCTGTTCGTCGGCGGGGCGCTGGCCTTCGGCGCGGTCGGCGTCTTCCTGTCGGTGCTCGGCCCGTACCTTCTCGGCCACGCCACCGACGTGATCTTCGCCGGGGTGGTCGGCCGGATGCTCCCGGCCGGGATCACCCAGGAACAGGCCGTCGAGGGGCTGCGGGCCCGCGGCGAGGACACCCAGGCCGACCTGCTCAGCGGCATCGCCGACCTGGTCCCCGGCCAGGGCATCGACTTCGACCGGCTGATGGGGGTCCTCGTCTGGGTGGCGGTCATCTACGTCTTCGCCTGGGTCTTCGGCGTCATGCAGGGCCGGCTCACCACCCACGCCGTCCAGGCCGCCGTCTACCAGTTGCGGCAGGACGTGGAGGAGAAACTGGCCCGGCTGCCGCTGTCCTATTTCGACAAGCAGCCGCGCGGTGAGGTGCTGAGCCGCGCCACCAACGACACCGACAACATCGCGCAGACTCTCCAGCAGACGTTCGCCCAGCTGGTCACGGCACTGCTGACGATCATCGGCGTACTCGGGATGATGTTCTGGATCTCGCCTCTGCTGGCCCTGATCGCCCTGGTCACGGTGCCGGTGTCGATCTGGCTGACCACCGTGATCGGCAAGCGGTCGCAGCCCCAGTTCGTCGCCCAGTGGAAGACCACCGGCCGGCTCAACGGGCACATCGAGGAGATGTTCACCGGGCACACGCTGGTCAAGGTCTTCGGCCGGCAGGACGAGGCGGCGGCGACCTTCAAGACCCACAACGATCATCTGTACGCGTCGAGCTTCCGCGCCCAGTTCATCTCCGGCCTGATCCAGCCCGCCATGATGTTCATCTCGAACGTCAACTACGTGCTGGTGGCGGTCGTCGGCGGTCTGCGGGTGGCGTCCGGCACCCTGACCCTCGGCGAGGTGCAGGCGTTCATCCAGTACAGCCGCCAGTTCAGCCAGCCGCTCACCCAGGTGGCCAGCATGGCGAACCTCGTACAGTCCGGGGTGGCCTCGGCCGAGCGGGTGTTCGCCCTGCTCGACGCCGAGGAGCAGTCGCCGGAGCCGGCCCCGGTCCGGCTCGGGGACGTGCAGGGGCGGATCACCTTCGAGAACGTGTCGTTCCGCTACCTGCCGGACAAGCCGCTCATCGAGAACCTGTCGCTGAGCGTCGAGCCCGGGCAGACCGTGGCGATCGTCGGCCCCACCGGCGCCGGCAAGACCACACTGGTCAACCTGCTGATGCGGTTCTACGACGTGACCGGTGGCCGGATCACGCTGGACGGGGTGGACATCGCCACCATGCCCCGCGAGCAGCTGCGGTCGCAGATCGGGATGGTCCTCCAGGACACCTGGCTGTTCGGCGGCAGCATCGCCGACAACATCGGGTACGGCGCCGCCGATTTCGACATGGCCGACGTCCATCAGGCCGCCGAGGCCGCCCACGTCGACGGTTTCGTGCGGATGCTGCCGGACGGCTACGACACGAAGATCGACGAGGAGGGGTCGAACGTCAGCGCCGGCCAGAGACAGCTGGTCACCATCGCGCGGGCGTTCCTCGCCGAGCCGAGCATCCTGATCCTCGACGAGGCGACCAGCTCGGTGGACACGCGTACCGAGGTGCTGATCCAGCGGGCCATGGCGACACTGCGCACCGGCCGGACCAGCTTCGTCATCGCGCACCGCCTCTCCACCATCCGCGACGCCGACGTGATCCTGGTGATGGAGAACGGCACGATCGTCGAACAGGGCGACCACGAGTCCCTGATCGCGGCCGACGGGGCGTACGCCCGGTTGTACTCGGCCCAGTTCGCCCAGGCAGTCGCCGAAGTGGACTGA